The genomic segment CATGGACTTGGAATGGAGCTTCAGCACTCCATTCGACCCTTGTAGTGAGACTTACAAAGGCGTCACACCCTTCACTGAACCAGAAACCCGAGGTCTCCAAGCAATCATGGAAACAGTGGGTGGCATTGACCTGTTCATAGCTTTCCGAGGCTATGGCCAGTCTATCGTTTATCCTGTGTTGCGGAATGACATTCCTCCAGCAAACATCCATGAACACGAAGTTCTGGCTATGGTATTTGTTCATGCCGTGAGCTATACGTCTCGTGGACATATCAATTATGAGATAGGCCAATCAGGACCACTGTACGGTCTAACCTCTGAAGACTTGGCACCCGAGGCACAGAATAGGTTCATATATACCATTGATCTCCCTTATAAAGGGAGATATGGACTTCTTCATTCAGAGAGTAATATTAGCAGCACTCTGATGGAGACCACTGCCGGTATCATGTGCATGGTCCGTCATATTACTAACACGGGTCACTGTACCAATCCTTAGTAGCAGCCATATGTATAGTTGGTACATATGGCATATGGTTGGTACTAAGGCAGGAGTTACTCCTGGAACCAACATTATTTATGTAAGTAATTCCTAAATCTGAATTTTAAATcctaaaataaaacaataaaaaaatctaCCTGTTTTTATTTAAACTGCTATTAGACAAGTCTAACAAATAAATTTACAACAGTAGGCAGGTATTTAGCTAATGTAACAACCGGTCTTTTATATAATGATGTTCCACTTGATGTTGTAGTTATTTACATGAATATATGTTTAGTATTTATGTACTTGACTTTATAATAGTGTATCAAAATTTGTTTGAAGCTCAAGTTATCTTTTCTTTAGCCACTGCACATAAGTAGAAGTGTACCTTTACAATAAAGTATATGGAAAGTTTCAAattttccatttcaatatttgctTTCTCAAACCAACAGTAACTATTCTTCATTTAAAAAGAATCGAATTCCCTCACTTCCATTCTGTGGCTTAAGGGAAAAGATGAGGGCCATTTCTGGCATATTGCTATTCAGTGCCGGAATCGTGGATTGAACCATTTTGCGAAAAAGAAGATAtatcactttatttatttatttattaaattttgcatatacaagaatgtacataaggaatgttaggatacaaatatggtaattacagtcttgtaaagcaactagcacgcgcagcgtttctggcGTTCCTTTCTTCCAGCAATtgcccaattagcctaacgtctatttttGGAAAATTGCTTGAATCGACAATTGCAAAAGCCATTCCTCTGCATCTTGAAAAAAGAATAATTAATGACTCACAACGTGGTTTTGCTAACGGCCGTTTGTAACAAATATGCTATCTTCTATTTTATCATAATTCAGTCAGgtatattaacaatataattaGGGTATATTTCACacaaacagtaggagtctaagaagcAAAATGAAGGAGGTGTTACCACTACTGGCAGCTGCTCTTCGCGcacgcatttaaaaaaaaatcgtaagaaatccatttcttaacatatAGGGATGAATTTTTTAcgacgctgatgccaaataacgggAAATTTTTTTTACTATATTTAATATTTGGAAAAGTCTCCACATGCACCTTAAAAAACAGAGATAACGGGGGAAAAAAAAATTACGAAGTtcccatagcagggcaagcaagacaaatcctaaagttttttttcagttaattcgaacaaagattagtgagaggataggtccattaaaagttAACATTGGTCAGATAACAGATAATGACAAagcgatgagtagtatttttaatatatatttatctctgtatttactaaagaggaacttaaaactatgccttcagccaaacaagtctatgtgtgtTGGGACGAggataggttgactagtttagctgtTACCATTGAGGATGTTATTGAGGAAATAgggaactcaaaccaaacaaatcccagtGACGGACGAAGaacttttaatggacctattcagggtgtttaaaaatgcaaaaggGAGCTTTTCGAGccagtctaccatatttaataaatcatttgtCAGACAGAGTGccggagtcatggaaggttgctaaagaggtgacattttttttttaagaaaagagattgatcacttgcgtaaaactatcggccaattagcctaacgtctattgtaggaaaATTACTAGAATTGatatgcaaataccattcgtcttcatgtagaaaatataaattaataaatgattcacaacatggtttaacatatggccattcatgtttaaaaaaaatttcaTCATTTTATTCAAGCTAAGTTAAGGCAGTTGTGAAGTGCGTACCTTGCCTTTAGCAAAGActctgatacagtgccacatgaaagactgattaaaaagatagagtctcacggTATTAAGAGTGCTTTATAAACATGGATTAGGGTATAGCTATAACTAAAGAAATAGAGTGGTAGTGTAAATGGTGTTAATTCAAAATGGAAAAAAGATGTAAGTGTAACTGGAGTGCcccaggctctgtcctgggaccactgtcatttagcacacacacactatatatataaatatatatatatatatatatatatatatatatattaatagggtattaataatatattaataggatattaatagggtattaaaaatatcaacacaagacagaacacgaaacaatgggtataaattggacaagtttagatttaggaaagacttgggtaaatactggtatatatatatatatatatatatatatatatatatatatatatatatatatatatatatatatatatatattgagccaCCACTTGAGCTCAAGtggtggctcaaaagggccaccacttatgggctattcatgcccgtgccaccttttgggtggcttaatcatgaTGGCATTTTAGGTGGCATCAATCAATttattttcacttgagaatgaaccatagtGGTTCGAAACTTTGTGCaatttgtataaataagtgtaatacattctatagtaattaactatttttattcaccttgaaataacgaaaatgagttttttgagaactcctctttcagctaagctctgatgctaggaaaataattagagggatagaagccctaaaccagatgatagtaaatactgaatctgcggccatattcaatgagacatgtttaaaagaaaacctgctgcgaaCGCACTCCTCATTCTCATGGTTCTTCTCAacgcatggttcattctcaagtgaaaataaattgattgattgatgccaCCTATAATGCCatcaagattaagccacccaaaaggtggcacgggcatgaatagcccataagtggtggcccttttgagccattattagtaccaatagatgatactgaagatctgttgaggtgcgactgcaccctgcgtgactggagatgtctcccatttcataaaaaataaattgattgatgaattcacttgaacgtgtccaacgtaggatgactaagttaattccccaaattagaaatctttcatatgaagaaagattaaccaagcttaagttgcattcactggaaaggcgaagagttaggggtgacatgatagaagtttacaagtggatgaatggacataacagggaggatattaatagggtattaaaaatatcaacacaagacagaacacgaaacaatgggtataaattggacaagtttagatttaggaaagacttgggtaaatactggttcagtaacagggttgttgatttgtggaaccaattgccgtgtaacgtggtggaggtggggtccctcgattgtttcaagcatgggttggacatgtatatgagtgggattgggtggttataaataggagctgcctcgtatgggccaatagaccttctgtagttgcctttgttcttattttcaatgtggaggtgggatccctcgattgtttcaagcatgggttggacatgtatatgagtgggattgggtggttataaataggagctgcctcgtataggccttctgcagttgccttgttcttatgttatatccattctatagtacggcgaccaaaactgaactgaataatctaaatggggccctaaccagagcaagatattacTGAAGAAcaataccaggtgtcttgttactaacgcttcgattaataaatcccagtgtcctatttacctcatttcgaacattcatgcattgataatttggttttaaattcttactaatcgtaacacccagatccctttcgcaatcaaacttcgcaatctcaacaccgtcTAGCTCGTACTTGTaaatttatcatcattacctagcctcagaactttacatttatcagcataaaactgcatctgctaatcttttgaccatttcaaaaccctatttagataaacttgaagtgatagtgagtcttctttccTGTTAATTTCCCTACTTACCGATTTTTGTATATGTATGATCTGATGTTCTTAGATTAGATATATAATATGAACGAGTTTTGTTGAATATAAAtaagagcggcctcgtatggtggAATACATTCCTTTTTaagtttttttcattattttgtttttatacaTATTGGAAATGAGCATACAAAGATATTAAAACATCAGTACCAACTGAAAcaagaaacaatggatataaattgggaaAGATAGACACAGGAAAATCACACGAAAATACTGGTTTTGAAATAGTGTGTTTAATCTACTAAAGACATAACTGTTAACGTAATAGATGTTGATTCATGTATAATTCAAATTCATATATAAAACACTGCAGCGATCCAATATCCGGTATGATAATTTTTTCCTGAAATCTACTATCACATTTCTAAACcactatttacccaggtattttctAAATCAAACTTTATCCAATTTACTAACTGCTCTTATATTTACAGCTTTTTTATATTCCTTTTGTTATACCCCTCTCAGTAAATTGAATACTTTAATCATGTTACCCGTTACTCTAGCGGGACCAATTACACCTGTCCCTACAATCTCACCTTTACCGGCCAATATAAGCTGCGACTGGAAGCATAATCTCGCATCTTGTGCTTCTGTGTCTTAGTGTCACCAAGGATTAAAGGTTTAAGTACTTGTGTCTCCGCAGTGCTTGTTGTATTCCAAGATGCTGCCTGTTTTGCCTGTGTTTTGCCTGTGTTTGGCTACGCTCGTCCAGGGCGATGCAAGCATTCAGGTGAGTTTCTTTCATTATTTATCTCGTGGTAATTACTTCGTGATTTACGCCATTAATAGTGTCTATTGGTTTTGAATTTTAAGTGTCATTCTTTCAACAACGTAAGGCATTATTTATGCGAAACAATTTTAAATGCATACTGAAGTTTACTTTTCTTTTACGAGAGTagtgggcatccatcagtctcagcagACATATATttccatgtaaattgattaatcttTCTTTTATATGAAAACCTTTGGGATTTGTCTAACATCAGTTAGATTTGTATCTAACAGTATATAGGTACCCGTGAAGTCGGGAACTGTGGTGGGTTGTGGCACACAATACCACAAAAATGTAGAGGTTTCATCTAACATGTTGTTTGTGGACAGATGTGGAGTGTTGACGTGTTAAAAAATAACGATGTGATCCGGGAACTAGAAAACGGCGGTTACTTCGATATTTGGGGCGACAATACAACCCACGCCCAGGTAAGTGAACTGTTTGCTGTCAGACAACTTTCTTGCATGAATTGTGTATATACTtggccgaaacgttgtcgttgctTCATTTTCATGTGTGTGGTTTTGTAATTTATAGTATATTGGAGGGCCACTCATAATCATGCGTCATCTTTGTAGATTCTGGTAAGCTCGACCTGTAGGAGTACGTTGGTACAGCAGGTGCTGGAGTCCTCAGAGATGAGGTactgggtggaggtggaggatgTGATGAGTCTGGTGCAGCAGGAGCGGATTTTTATGGAGACAACCAAAAACAACAGAGGTAAATACATGCTCGCTCAAATACCCAATTTGCATATGATTgagaatataaataaatttgattGATTTAGTAGAATTAACACTGTCCATATATTTCACGTATATGTAAGATGTTTGCTAAGAAACTGTGGAAATCCTCTTTCTTATTGTCATAAATTTAAACAAAACTAGAACAATAGATTTTAATACCTCATACTATATGTTGTTAATGATATATTGCATAAGGTTTACAGTTTTTTATATTATAACCCAACGAATCCCACAGAACATCCGATGGATTGGAACGTCTACCACAATACGGCAGACGTCGAGAAGTTCATAAACTGGGTGAAGGAAATGGGAGGCTGCTTCGTGCAGGTGCTAACGGCAGCCACCACGGAGGAGGGGCGCCAAGTCCTGGTGATTAAAGTCACAGATCCATTCTCCGATGAACCCAAGACAAAGATCTGGATCGAAGCTGGTAAGAGAGAGGAGCTTGTTCGTCCTGAATAGCCAATAGAGTTAGCAATACAGTGTATATAACATATTGCGTATATAACAATTATAAGTAAGATAATAGAGTTAATAATGATAAGTGACAATATAAAATAATAGCTAATTATTTCCCAATCTCTATCCCGTTGTTCCAGGTATCCATGCTCGTGAATGGATCTCTCCTGCCGTCTCTCTGTATATCCTGAACCTTCTGATTACAGACGATTCTTGGCGAGACCTGCTGAAGAGGACGGAGTGGTACATCGTGCCTGTCGTCAACCCGGACGGCTATCATTACTCCTTCACCTCCGAGAGTGCCAGGTCAGTCAACAGTGTACACGATATGCAACACCGTGCAGTGTTCATGCCACACAACCTCGCACAGTGAAGACAGAAGACACAGTGCAGAAgtattgtaaaactgcaggggtcataaagacccctgcagttttaagTCGTGACTAGTAATGAGATAATACATATAGCAGTTTATTATGGGAAATAATACCAACCTTttagtttttaaaaaaaaatcattgtcATGATTCTAACATTATTGTTTACTCTAGGCTGTGGAGAAAGAATCGCCA from the Procambarus clarkii isolate CNS0578487 unplaced genomic scaffold, FALCON_Pclarkii_2.0 HiC_scaffold_2298, whole genome shotgun sequence genome contains:
- the LOC138362659 gene encoding carboxypeptidase B-like, whose amino-acid sequence is MDWNVYHNTADVEKFINWVKEMGGCFVQVLTAATTEEGRQVLVIKVTDPFSDEPKTKIWIEAGIHAREWISPAVSLYILNLLITDDSWRDLLKRTEWYIVPVVNPDGYHYSFTSESARLWRKNRQTHLDRGCKGVSLIRDMDLEWSFSTPFDPCSETYKGVTPFTEPETRGLQAIMETVGGIDLFIAFRGYGQSIVYPVLRMTFLQQTSMNTKSSGYGICSCRELYVSWTYQL